The following proteins come from a genomic window of Euwallacea fornicatus isolate EFF26 chromosome 9, ASM4011564v1, whole genome shotgun sequence:
- the ATPsynC gene encoding ATP synthase lipid-binding protein, mitochondrial, translating into MFAAARLIAPAARTAILSNSKQYLRPLSSAVTQNQSLVQTVQQHQQKQANLLPAIRGLQTSPVSRDIDSAAKFIGAGAATVGVAGSGAGIGTVFGSLIIGYARNPSLKQQLFSYAILGFALSEAMGLFCLMMSFLLLFAF; encoded by the exons ATCCTGAGCAACTCAAAACAGTACCTCAGGCCTCTGAGCAGTGCAGTCACCCAAAACCAGTCTTTAGTGCAAACTGTGCAGCAACATCAACAAAAACAG GCCAATTTGTTACCTGCAATCAGAGGTCTCCAGACCAGCCCAGTGTCAAGAGACATTGACTCTGCGGCCAAATTCATCGGAGCCGGAGCTGCCACCGTAGGAGTAGCTGGTTCTG GTGCTGGTATTGGGACTGTATTTGGTTCCCTAATCATTGGTTATGCCAGGAATCCCAGCCTAAAACAACAGCTTTTCTCTTATGCCATTTTGGGTTTCGCCCTGTCTGAAGCCATGGGTCTATTCTGTCTCATGATGTcctttttgttattgttcGCCTTCTAA
- the LOC136341299 gene encoding zinc finger protein OZF-like has translation MEENKMCRICLSETGETFRTLFALIQLEGPEKAALSICQMICSFSAVQIASNDGLPSQICTSCSEQVVAIYLFKTQIENSDKILRKRLIDKDKIVTLTGSKNDPKLDKKEIVLRRRKNTKAEKSESENVNSASEYERPCLNEDIEVKCERIDLLEESLFHQHNNPVVKPDENRKMQKFSSDNIMENQHIITDNLLELKDEYFCDHCSKMFKTKQGLKKHLLRIRNVVKIKKPSTKKPYACDICLKSFRQISNLKDHMRTHNGEKPYLCSTCGKGFNQLGNLRQHQVRHSGIKSHICTICGHGFASKGELHTHHRKHTGARPFVCDSCGKGFTTSSSLIKHKRIHSGEKPYECEYCRLKFSRSGILSRHRRIHTGEKPYVCEICKKAFTQSNDLNSHLRIHTGEKPYKCSECGQLFRQNSALKSHKKTHQRPKAENGKVVYKKRHKEEVFVEDEENILALKFTEVPPSI, from the exons atggaagaaaataaaatgtgcAGAATTTGTCTCTCGGAGACAGGGGAAACGTTTAGAACACTTTTTGCCCTAATACAGTTAGAGGGTCCTGAAAAAGCTGCTTTATCTATTTGCCAGATGATTTGCTCTTTTAGTGCTGTTCAG ATAGCTTCAAATGATGGTCTACCAAGTCAAATTTGCACATCCTGCTCTGAGCAAGTCGTTGCAATATACCTCTTCAAAACTCAAATAGAAAACAGTGATAAAATTCTTAGAAAAAGGCTTATTGATAAAGATAAAATAGTGACTCTGACTGGAAGTAAAAATGATCCAAAATTGGACAAGAAAGAGATAGTTTTAAGACgcagaaaaaacacaaaagcTGAAAAATCAGAAAGTGAAAATGTGAATTCTGCAAGCGAGTATGAAAGACCTTGTTTAAATGAGGATATTGAAGTTAAATGTGAGAGAATAGATTTGCTTGAAGAGTCTCTGTTCCATCAGCATAATAATCCCGTCGTAAAGCCTGATGAAAACCGTAAAATGCAGAAATTCAGTTCGGACAATATCATGGAAAATCAACATATAATAACTGATAACTTATTAGAATTGAAAGACGAGTACTTTTGCGATCACTGTAGCAAAATGTTCAAAACTAAACAGGGTCTCAAAAAGCACTTATTGCGCATTAGAAACGTAGTTAAAATCAAGAAACCTTCAACTAAGAAACCGTATGCTTGCGACATTTGCCTGAAGT CTTTCaggcaaatttcaaatttgaaagacCACATGCGAACTCATAATGGAGAGAAGCCTTATTTGTGTTCGACTTGCGGTAAAGGATTCAATCAGTTAG GTAATTTACGGCAGCATCAAGTGAGACACAGTGGAATAAAATCTCACATCTGCACCATTTGCGGGCATGGTTTTGCGAGTAAAGGAGAGCTGCATACGCACCACAGAAAGCATACAg GTGCAAGACCATTTGTCTGCGACTCCTGCGGAAAGGGTTTTACCACCTCCTCTTCACTAATCAAACACAAAAGAATCCATTCCGGTGAGAAGCCGTATGAGTGCGAATATTgcagattaaaattttctaggtCTGGAATTTTGAGTCGGCACAGAAGGATCCACACTGGAGAAAAACCATACGTCTGTGAGATTTGCAAGAAAGCATTTACTCAGTCCAATGATTTGAATTCCCATCTGAGAATTCATACAGGAGAAAAACCTTATAAATGCAGTGAATGTGGGCAGTTATTCCGACAAAACTCTGCCTTAAAGTCGCACAAAAAGACTCACCAAAGACCCAAGGCTGAAAATGGAAAGGTGGTATATAAGAAGAGACATAAAGAAGAGGTATTTGTTGAAGATGAGGAAAACATCTTGGCACTCAAATTTACAGAGGTGCCTCCCTCAATTTAA